In the Terriglobus sp. RCC_193 genome, GCAGGAGCGTTAAAGGTAGCCTCAATCTCCTCAGGAACCATGGGACGCAACTCGGCGCCAGCCACCAATGCGCCCAGCTTGGCCTCGTTCAACTGATGATCGCCACGCAGGAAGACCACAAGCGAACGCGTCTTCACGTTGCCCCTGGCGTCCGCAGGCCATGTGGCCATATAGGCCATGGTCTTGATCTGGTGAATCTTCTCCACCTTCAGGAACGCGCCCACTTCATCGATGGTGCGCTGGCCCGGCGTATGCACCAGCTCGGGCGCGCCTGCCGTAGCTTCCAGATCGGCAACAGCTTCCAGCTTCGACGTTGCCTTTTCAATGTTCGCGGCGTAAACAACTTCGCCAGCTTTGTTACGAGCCGAAGCAATCCAGTCTTCACCGGCCTCGGTGTAGACCATGAACTCCTGCGACTGCGATCCTCCCATCGCGCCCGAATCCGCCTCAACTCCGACGAACTCCAGACCGCAGCGCGTAAAGATGCGGCGATACGCTGCGTCGTGCAGGTCATAGCTGTGATCCAGCCCAGCCTGATCAATGTCGAACGAATACGCGTCCTTCATGGTGAACTGACGCACGCGCAGAAGGCCCGATTTCGGGCGCGGCTCGTCGCGGAACTTCGTCTGAATCTGATACCAGATCTGCGGCAACTGCTTGTAGCTGCGGATCTCGTTGCGCGCGATGGAGGTCATAATCTCCTCGTGCGTCATGCCTAGGCACAGATCCGCACCCTTGCGATCTTTCAGGCGGAACATATTGTCGCCCATGCCCGTCCAGCGACCGCTCTCTTCCCAGATTTCACGCGGGTTCAGCGCCGGCAGGAAGAACTCCTGCGCAATCTTGTCCATTTCTTCGCGCACAATGGCGTTGATCTTGTTGATGGAGCGCGTAGCCAGCGGCAGGTAGCTGTAGATGCCAGCGCCAAGCTGGCGAACGTAACCTGCACGAAGCAGAATCTGGTGGCTTGCCACCTCGGCGTCCGCGGGAGCTTCGCGGAGTGTGGGAATAAACAGTCTGGACCAGCGTTGCATTGCGTTTTGTGTGCTTTCTGCGCCGCAAAAAGAGCGCGGCAAAGTGTCCTTCCATTCTACCGGCTCACCCTGCCCGATTCGCGCCACCCCAAGAATCCTCTGCATCGGTACACTGGTACAGATCATCTGTATTTGCTGAGGTCTCTGTCGAAATGCGAAATGCCCTGGTGGGTGGAATCATTGTCGTGGTCGTCGTTGTGCTGGTCTGGGCCGGCATTCACAACGTAAAGGCGCGCCACGCTGCGGAAGCCGACGCAAAGAATCACCAAATGAACATCACCGTGGACAAGCCCGGTGCTTCGGCGTCGATGGATTCGCCCATCGCGGACCTCCGCGGCAAGCCCGCAGCCATTTTCACCCTGACCAGCAACACCGGCAAGCGCATTTCTCTGAATGACTACAAGGGCAAGCCCGTTCTGTTGAACTTCTGGGCCACCTGGTGCACCCCCTGCAAGGTGGAGATGCCGTGGTTTGAGGAATTCCAGAAGAAGTACGCCGCGCAGGGTCTGCAGGTGGTCGGCATCAACGAAGATGAAGACGCCAAGAGCCCCGAGATTCAGGCGCAGATCAAGAAGGTGCTGGAAAACACCGGCGTCGACTACACCATCCTGATGAGCGACAGCAAGGTGGGCGAGGCCTACGGCGGCCTGGATGTTCTGCCCGCAACCTTCTTCATCGACCGCAACGGCAAGATCGTCGCGCAAGCCATCGGTCTCGCTCCCAAGGAAGAGGCCGAAGCCAATATCCAGAAGATTCTGGGAGGGAGCTAAGACCGTGAAGATGCGTTCCATCACAACCGGATTGAATGCACTCCGCTTGGCAGCAGCGCTGATCGGGCTTTTGCTTGTTGGTCTGAAAACCTCGTATGCACAGAGAATGAACGTGGGCCAGCCCACCGCAGTAAAGAAAGGCCATGTCGATTTCATCGCAGACGGCCAATCCATCGCAGCGAATCAGCCTGCAACCGTGAAGCTGCACTTTCGCGTGGACCCTGGGTTTCACATCAACTCGCATAGCCCAAAGAGCGATGTCCTGATCCCCACGCGGCTCACCGTTGCCATGCTGCCCGGTGATCCAGAAGTCACCAACGTCGACTTCCCTGCTGGCGAGCCATTCTCCTTCGCCTTTGAACCCAAGCAGAAGCTGGACGTGTATCAGGGCGACGTCGTTCTGACGGCGCACCTGAAGGCAAAGCCCGGTCCGCACACGCTCAAAGCCGAGCTGTACTACCAGGCCTGCGATCATGCCGCCTGCTATCCGCCGAAGAAGTTGTCCATCGAACAGCCGTACACCGCGAAGTAATCTACTTTAGCGGCAGGCCTTTCAACCACTGAAGCACGGCTGCGGATAACTCGATACGCTTGTCAGAGTAGGCATGATCCGTCGCAAAATGCACTGAGGTCACCGCCGCATCGCCATCCTTGCGCGCGGCCTCAGCCAGCGCATCATCCATTCCGGCCAGACCATCGTCTGATGTGACATTCAGCAGGGGCCGCGTGGAGAGTGCCTTGGCATTGGCAAGAAAGCGCCACTGCGCCGCGTGATCCAGCGTCTCCTGCGCCAGCGCATCCGGCGATGTGCCACTCAGCGGCGCCATCCCCTCCGCAGCAAGGCTTTCGCTGATCCGCTTATGCGCGACGGCTTCTGCCTGCTTCGGAAGATGTTCCGGGACTCTCCCTCCAAGATCCGCTGCCGAAATCAGGCCCACTGCAATGATGTTGGGGTCCGCTGCACCAGCCTGCACCGCGGCAAAGCCTCCCGCACTGTGTCCGAGTAACACGATATGTTTGCTGTCCGCACGCAGCTTTCGAGCATTGGCAGGGTCGCGCACATAGGTCACAGCAGAAGCAACGTCTTCCACCACATGCGTAAACGAATAATCTCCCGGTGAGCCCCACGCACCGCGGTAGTGGAAGAACACCACATCCCATCCGGCGCGGCGCATATCCTGGGCCAGATCAAGATTCTGTTCGTTGCCCGGAAAGCCGTGCAACAGCACGACCACCGGATGCGGGCCAGCGCCCTCCGCAACATACACGAGTCCATTCATCAGGGAGCCGTGGCTGGGAATCTGAATGGTTTCCATCGCGGCGCGATTCTGATGCGGTGCCGCCGATTGAGACAACGCCACAAGGGATACACCGCAAAACATCATAGCGACAGCAGCGCTGCGCGAAAGAAACATGCTCATAGTCGTTTTCCTGGGTGGAATATGCACTTCCACCAGCCTCTCGCCCCGCGGTCTTCCGGTCAAGAAAATCCTGTAAGCACGGGCCCGGTTGCCATGTGCTTTTCGTATGTTTGTTCCTGTAGGCTTCCGCCGTGGCCTATTCCACCGAACAACTTGCGCTCTATCGCCGCATCTCTTTGCGCGTGGCGCCGCTGGCGCTGCTGCTGTACCTGGTCGCATTTCTTGATCGCGTAAACGTCAGCTTCGCCGCGCTCACCATGAACCACGACCTCGGCATCTCCGAGACCACCTACGGTCTTGCTGCGGGCGTCTTCTTCCTGGGCTACATGGTGCTGGCCATCCCCAGCAACTACATGATCGTAAAAGTCGGAGCACCGCGCTGGGTCGCGCTACTGATGATCACGTGGGGCATTGTCGGCTGCGCCACCGCCTTTGTTCATGGCGCACCGGCATACATCACACTGCGTTTCCTGCTTGGCGCAGCAGAATCCGGCTTCCTGCCCGGCCTGGTCTATTACCTGACGCGATGGCTCCCCGGGAAGGCTCGCGCCGGGATACTTGCCCTGCTGTATCTGGCCATTCCGCTGTCCAGTGTCATCGGTTCGCCGATCTCTGCGGCGCTGCTGCGCATGAACGGCATGGGTGGCCTGCATGGATGGCAGTGGCTCTTTCTGCTGGAAGCAATACCCGCCATCGTTCTGGGATGTGCGGTGCCCTGGCTGCTCGATGACGGGCCGCATACGGCCACATGGCTCAGTGACGAAGATAAGCAGATGCTCCGTCAGAGCATAGAAGAAGAGGCCTCTGTCACCCTTCACGCGACAGGTTCGGAACGAGCGCCGATGGGCCTGCTGGCGTTGCTGGCCGCCACCTACTTCATGCTGATGATCGGCCTCTACGAACTCGGCTTCTGGACACCGCGATTGATTGCAAGCCACGGTGTCAGCCTGCGGTGGCTGGGCTGGCTGAACGCACTGCCCTATGCCGTGGGAGCGGTCACACTGCTGCCGTGGTGCCGTTGGTCTGACCGCATCGCCTCGCGCGGTGGTGGTCGCCAGTGGATACTCGCAGCGTCGTTTCTCTCCGGCTGTGCAGGCTTTGTGTTGACTGCACTTGCACCATCGCTGCCAGTCCTGCTGGTCGCCATCTCCATCGCAGCGTTCGGCGTGTACGTCTCCATGCCCGTCTTCTGGGCGGGAGTCAGCCAGCGTGTATCACCTGCCGTCGTGGCCTTTGCGATTGCCCTGATCAATTCCATCGGCAATATCGGCGGCTTCCTTGGCCCGTATGCCACTGGCTGGCTTCTCGACCGCACACACAGCTATGCCGTGGGACTTACCTGCACCGCAGCAGCATTGTTCATTGGCACCGTGCTGGTTTTGCTGGCGTTTCGCAAAAACACCAATGCATCAACGCTTTCATAAATACATAGTACGAAGGAACCCGATGGCTTCTCTGACATTGGAAACGACACAGCAACAGCCAACGAACGCAGAACCTGCAAAGGTCAACCCACCGCGACGAAACATTGCCGTGGATGCCTACCGTGGCCTTGTAATGCTGTTGATGATGGGTGAAGTGTTGCGCTTCAACGCCGTCTCCCGAGCCTATCCCGGCAGCCGATTCTGGCAGATCCTCGCTTACAACCAGAGCCACGTGGAGTGGGCAGGCATGTCGCTGCACGACACCATCCAGCCGGGCTTCACATTCCTTGTCGGTGTCGCACTTCCCTATTCGATTGCTAGTCGTGTCCGTAGAAGCGAAAGCTTTCCGCGCATGATGCTGCACACACTGTGGCGCGCAATTCTTCTCATAGCGCTTGGCATCTTTCTTCGCTCCACGCACAGCGCGATGACGAACTTTACCTTTGAGGACACGCTCACACAGATCGGCCTGGGATATCCAATCGCCTTCCTGCTTGCCTTCGCACGCCCCCGTTGGCAATGGACAGCACTGGGTGTGATTCTTCTCGGCTATTGGGCGGCATGGGCGCTGTATCCGCTTCCGGGCGCAGACTTCAATTACGCATCCGTCGGCATCCCCGCAGACTGGCATCACAACTTCACAGGCTTCCTTGCTCACTGGAATAAGAACAGCAACCTGGGGCAAGCCTTCGATGTCTGGTTCCTGAACCTATTCCCACGAGAACATCCGTTCCTCTTTAACAGCGGCGGTTACTTGACCCTCAGCTTCATTCCCACACTCGGAACCATGCTGCTGGGTCTTGCCTGCGGGCGCTGGATTAAGGCTGCTGAACCGGGTGTCCCCATGCGACGCATGTTGCAGGCAGCAGCCATTCTCATTGCCGCTGGACTACTGCTTCACTTCAGCCACATCTGCCCCATCGTCAAACGCATCTGGACACCGGCATGGACGCTGTTCAGCGGAGGCGTCTGCTTCCTCTTCCTCGCTGCACTCACATGGCTCATTGAAGTGAAACAGTTTCGCCGATGGGCCTTCCCACTTACGGTGGTCGGCATGAACTCCATCGCCGCTTACCTGATGGCACACCTGTGGGAGAAGTTCATCAGCAGCAGCTTCCAGATCCACCTTGGCCTGCGGCCGTTTCTGATCTTTGGCGCCGTGCTCGAACCACTGATGATGGGCATTGCTGTAATGGTGGTGTACTGGCTGATTCTCTACTGGATGTTCCAGCGAAAACTTTTCCTGCGAATCTGACACATTCTTCCTATGTATCTGATCTGCAGAGAAATGCAAAACACTCGTCCACGGTCATTCTGAGCGAAGCGAAGAATCCCGATGCTGTTTCATCCCGCACAGCAGCATCAGAGTTTCTTGCTAGAAATCTTTGAGCCTTGCCTGCTGAAGCGAGGCATCGTGGGGATTCTTCGCTACGCTCAGAATGACAACGCAGTCCATCCTTCCCAAGCCAATATGTCGAATAGAAGTAGAAAGCCCACTCCGAGGAGTGGGCTTTCGTGTTCGTGATACTTGCAGATTACGCCGGAGAAGGACGGCCTTCACCGAAGCCCGGCGCGCGGCCTGATTCCGGTTTGATGACCTTCTGCGTATCGCCACCACCGGGTTCGGCATAGGCAAGAGCAGACTTCATCGGCGGCAGATCTTTGCCCGCGATGATCAGCTTGATCTCCTCGGCATCCAGCGTCTCACGCTCCAGCAGAAGCTGGCTCATGCGATGCATGATGTCGTGGTTGGTATCCAGCACGTTATAGGCGTGGCTGTAAGCCTCATCCATGAACCGCCTCACCTCGGCGTCGATGGCCTGCGCCGTCGAATCGGAGAAGTCGCGGTGCTGCTGGATCTCGCGACCCAGGAAAATTTCGCCGCCTTCCTTCTTGCCGTAGGTCATGGGGCCCATCTTGGACATGCCGTACTCGCAGACCATCTTGCGTGCCAGTTCCGTGGCGCGCTCAATGTCGTTGCCCGCCCCCGTGGTCATCTCCTTCAGGAAGATTTCCTCGGCGCAGCGCCCGCCCATCATCATGGCCAGGCGAGCCTGCAGATAGCCCTTGGTGACAGTGTGCTGATCCTCTTCCGGCAGGTACACCGTGACACCCAGCGCCATACCGCGCGGAATGATGGTGACCTTGTGCAGCGGATCACTGTTCTCCGTCAGCGCAGAGACGAGGGTATGGCCGGCTTCGTGGTACGCCGTCACCTTCTTCTCCTGGTCGGAAAGCAACATGCTCTTGCGCTCCGCACCCATCAGGACCTTGTCCTTGGCGACTTCAAAGTCGAACATGTGCACGGCCTTGCGATTGTGACGCGCCGCCGTAAGAGCAGCCTCATTCACCATGTTCGCCAGGTCAGCACCGCTGAAGCCTGGTGTGCCACGAGCGAGGATGTTCAGGTTCACGTCGTCGGCCATGGGAACCTTCTTCGCGTGGACCTTGAGGACTTCCTCGCGGCCACGGATGTCCGGGCGATCCACGATGACGCGGCGGTCGAAACGACCGGGACGCAGCAGCGCAGGATCCAGAACATCAGGACGGTTCGTCGCGGCAATCAGGATGACGCCTTCGTTCGATTCGAAGCCATCCATCTCAACAAGGAGTTGGTTCAACGTCTGCTCGCGCTCGTCGTGTCCGCCGCCGAGGCCAGCGCCACGGTGACGACCGACTGCGTCGATTTCATCGATGAAGATGATGCACGGAGCGTTCTTCTTGCCCTGCTCAAACAGGTCGCGCACACGCGATGCACCCACGCCGACGAACATCTCCACAAAGTCCGAACCGGAGATGGAGAAGAACGGCACGTTCGCCTCGCCTGCAACCGCGCGAGCCAGCAGGGTTTTACCGGTTCCGGGAGGTCCGACGAGCAGCACGCCCTTGGGGATGCGGCCGCCCAGCTTCTGGAACTTCTGCGCTTCACGCAGGAATTCAATGATTTCCTTCAGCTCTTCCTTGGCTTCATCCACGCCAGCCACGTCCTTGAACGTGACCTTCTTCTGCTGCAACGAAAGCAGGCGTGCGCGGCTTTTGCCAAAGCTGAGAGCCTTGTTTCCGCCCGACTGCATCTGCCGCAGGAAGAACAGGAAAACACCAAGAATCAGCATCATGGGCAGGAACTGCACCAGCGCCGCAAACCAGAATGAGTTCGACTGGTCCTTGATGGTGACATTCACGCCCTTGTCGTGCAGGTTGGTGTAGAGGTCCGGGTAGTTTGCCGGGATGGTCGTGTGGAAGGACTCCTTCGAGTCCTTGAACTTGCCGGTGACGTCAGTTCCGTTGACCGTAACCTCGGCGACGCGGCCTTTATCGGCGTAGTCCTGCAACTGCGTGAGGCTAATGGCCGAATCGTGACCGCCGGTGGCGCTGTGCATGACGAACTGCCAGACGGAGATGACACAAGCAATCATCAGCACCCAGATCAGGACGGTCTTTACAGTGGAATTCAACGTTAGGTTCCCTTCTTTTCGGCCACGGCGCGATCGGGTTCAAATCTCGGTCGCGGTCGGCTTCCTCGCCCTGAAACGTGGCCCATGGATTAGACGCATGGAGTGCCGCCAGGGTTCGGATAGCTTCGGCGACGATAACACCGTAATGGCTACGATTCTACTCCCGCCCCGTAACGTACGTGGAAGGAAAGCATAGATTTTGTGACAACTCGGGACAGCCTTTACCGCTTTGGGCTGCCATCGCTCACCCGGACCAGCCGAAGCTCCCGGACTGACCGCTCGGCACGCAGTCCATGCGCCAGTTGCAACCGGCTGTTCGGCTTCGTCGGAACCGTGGGGTCCGGCGGCGTCTCCGGCGGTGCCAGCCCCGCCAGCAAAAGGATGCGCAGAGTCTCCGCAGCCCCTAAACGTACGCCCATTCGCTCAACGGCTGCTCGAATCAACCGCCGCCGCGTCGGCAAATCCAGAACCCGCAGCCGTTCCAGTTCAAAGGCCACACCCTGCTCCTCCGGCAATGTCGCCACGGCACGCCCACCACCACGTACTGGTTTCCCAGGCATTGCAAGCTGCTGGAGTAACCGCGCAATCTCCGGCTGCCAGCGCGCGTGCTCCTCGCGAGCCAGTTCGGCTATGGCCGAAAGTGTCGCACCGATGGACGGGTTAAACTCTCGCAACAAAGGCATCAGCACCCCGCGAACACGGTTCCGCGTATACACCGTAGAGGCATTGGTGGAATCCTCGCACCACTTCTGGTCGCGGTTTTTCAGAAACGCCAGCACATCCTGTCTCGACGCAGGCAGCAAGGGCCGAATAAGCCTGCCGGAAGCGCGCTCCATCATCGGCGAAATTCCACCCAGCCCCTCTGTCCATGCACCGCGAATCAGTTTCATCATCACGGTTTCGGCCTGATCGTCCTGCGTGTGCGCCGTGGCAACGGAATGAACGGTTCCCTGCTGCATCAATTGGTCGAAAAATGCCAGACGCGCATGGCGTGCTGCCTCTTCGACCGTCTCCCCCTCCGCCGCAGCACGCGCCGGAACGTCAATGTGATCCACATGCAGCGGAATATCCAGCCGCGCGCAAAGACCGCGCAGAAATTCCAGGTCAGCATCCGCTTCTTCACTGCGAATGCCATGATGCAGATGCGCCGCGGACACCCCAATGCCCAATTCTGCCGCCTCTTCCTGCAATGCCAACAACAGCGCGGTGGAGTCGGCGCCACCGCTGACGGCAACGGCAATGCGCTCGCCCATCTTCAGCAGCGAACGGTTGAGTGGAAGAGCAACGCGAGAGGAAGCAGCCATCCTCTTCATCCTAAGGGGTAAGCTGCAGAGAGGAGACACACCATGCAGGCCATGCGCGACATTCTGCGAACTTCCCTGGCAAAGTCGCTGGATGCCCTGACACCTCTTGATCGTCTGGGAGCCGCATGGGCTGTCGCTGCAGGCCACGGCACAGCCAGCCGCACCACCGTCAC is a window encoding:
- a CDS encoding protein-disulfide reductase DsbD N-terminal domain-containing protein, coding for MRSITTGLNALRLAAALIGLLLVGLKTSYAQRMNVGQPTAVKKGHVDFIADGQSIAANQPATVKLHFRVDPGFHINSHSPKSDVLIPTRLTVAMLPGDPEVTNVDFPAGEPFSFAFEPKQKLDVYQGDVVLTAHLKAKPGPHTLKAELYYQACDHAACYPPKKLSIEQPYTAK
- the ftsH gene encoding ATP-dependent zinc metalloprotease FtsH, producing the protein MNSTVKTVLIWVLMIACVISVWQFVMHSATGGHDSAISLTQLQDYADKGRVAEVTVNGTDVTGKFKDSKESFHTTIPANYPDLYTNLHDKGVNVTIKDQSNSFWFAALVQFLPMMLILGVFLFFLRQMQSGGNKALSFGKSRARLLSLQQKKVTFKDVAGVDEAKEELKEIIEFLREAQKFQKLGGRIPKGVLLVGPPGTGKTLLARAVAGEANVPFFSISGSDFVEMFVGVGASRVRDLFEQGKKNAPCIIFIDEIDAVGRHRGAGLGGGHDEREQTLNQLLVEMDGFESNEGVILIAATNRPDVLDPALLRPGRFDRRVIVDRPDIRGREEVLKVHAKKVPMADDVNLNILARGTPGFSGADLANMVNEAALTAARHNRKAVHMFDFEVAKDKVLMGAERKSMLLSDQEKKVTAYHEAGHTLVSALTENSDPLHKVTIIPRGMALGVTVYLPEEDQHTVTKGYLQARLAMMMGGRCAEEIFLKEMTTGAGNDIERATELARKMVCEYGMSKMGPMTYGKKEGGEIFLGREIQQHRDFSDSTAQAIDAEVRRFMDEAYSHAYNVLDTNHDIMHRMSQLLLERETLDAEEIKLIIAGKDLPPMKSALAYAEPGGGDTQKVIKPESGRAPGFGEGRPSPA
- a CDS encoding TlpA family protein disulfide reductase, which codes for MRNALVGGIIVVVVVVLVWAGIHNVKARHAAEADAKNHQMNITVDKPGASASMDSPIADLRGKPAAIFTLTSNTGKRISLNDYKGKPVLLNFWATWCTPCKVEMPWFEEFQKKYAAQGLQVVGINEDEDAKSPEIQAQIKKVLENTGVDYTILMSDSKVGEAYGGLDVLPATFFIDRNGKIVAQAIGLAPKEEAEANIQKILGGS
- a CDS encoding alpha/beta hydrolase family protein, translating into MSMFLSRSAAVAMMFCGVSLVALSQSAAPHQNRAAMETIQIPSHGSLMNGLVYVAEGAGPHPVVVLLHGFPGNEQNLDLAQDMRRAGWDVVFFHYRGAWGSPGDYSFTHVVEDVASAVTYVRDPANARKLRADSKHIVLLGHSAGGFAAVQAGAADPNIIAVGLISAADLGGRVPEHLPKQAEAVAHKRISESLAAEGMAPLSGTSPDALAQETLDHAAQWRFLANAKALSTRPLLNVTSDDGLAGMDDALAEAARKDGDAAVTSVHFATDHAYSDKRIELSAAVLQWLKGLPLK
- a CDS encoding acyltransferase family protein, with the protein product MASLTLETTQQQPTNAEPAKVNPPRRNIAVDAYRGLVMLLMMGEVLRFNAVSRAYPGSRFWQILAYNQSHVEWAGMSLHDTIQPGFTFLVGVALPYSIASRVRRSESFPRMMLHTLWRAILLIALGIFLRSTHSAMTNFTFEDTLTQIGLGYPIAFLLAFARPRWQWTALGVILLGYWAAWALYPLPGADFNYASVGIPADWHHNFTGFLAHWNKNSNLGQAFDVWFLNLFPREHPFLFNSGGYLTLSFIPTLGTMLLGLACGRWIKAAEPGVPMRRMLQAAAILIAAGLLLHFSHICPIVKRIWTPAWTLFSGGVCFLFLAALTWLIEVKQFRRWAFPLTVVGMNSIAAYLMAHLWEKFISSSFQIHLGLRPFLIFGAVLEPLMMGIAVMVVYWLILYWMFQRKLFLRI
- a CDS encoding MFS transporter: MAYSTEQLALYRRISLRVAPLALLLYLVAFLDRVNVSFAALTMNHDLGISETTYGLAAGVFFLGYMVLAIPSNYMIVKVGAPRWVALLMITWGIVGCATAFVHGAPAYITLRFLLGAAESGFLPGLVYYLTRWLPGKARAGILALLYLAIPLSSVIGSPISAALLRMNGMGGLHGWQWLFLLEAIPAIVLGCAVPWLLDDGPHTATWLSDEDKQMLRQSIEEEASVTLHATGSERAPMGLLALLAATYFMLMIGLYELGFWTPRLIASHGVSLRWLGWLNALPYAVGAVTLLPWCRWSDRIASRGGGRQWILAASFLSGCAGFVLTALAPSLPVLLVAISIAAFGVYVSMPVFWAGVSQRVSPAVVAFAIALINSIGNIGGFLGPYATGWLLDRTHSYAVGLTCTAAALFIGTVLVLLAFRKNTNASTLS
- a CDS encoding proline--tRNA ligase codes for the protein MQRWSRLFIPTLREAPADAEVASHQILLRAGYVRQLGAGIYSYLPLATRSINKINAIVREEMDKIAQEFFLPALNPREIWEESGRWTGMGDNMFRLKDRKGADLCLGMTHEEIMTSIARNEIRSYKQLPQIWYQIQTKFRDEPRPKSGLLRVRQFTMKDAYSFDIDQAGLDHSYDLHDAAYRRIFTRCGLEFVGVEADSGAMGGSQSQEFMVYTEAGEDWIASARNKAGEVVYAANIEKATSKLEAVADLEATAGAPELVHTPGQRTIDEVGAFLKVEKIHQIKTMAYMATWPADARGNVKTRSLVVFLRGDHQLNEAKLGALVAGAELRPMVPEEIEATFNAPAGYLGPIGVVAAKAGDDKGIMVVLDVALEGRANLIAGANKEEYHLRNVTPGRDFTATVIADVRNINEGEADPVAGIALRLGKAVEIGHIFKLGYRYSESMGARVLDRNGKETTPIMGSYGIGIERILTAAIEQSAAKLGKNDKGEWSYVLPASIAPFEVVVTVTKQTDAALAEAGEKIASDLEAAGFDVLLDDRDGSAGVKFKDADLIGVPYRVTIGKRLAEGFVELVDRLQGRTEDVAVADVVTALKAARKQA
- the tilS gene encoding tRNA lysidine(34) synthetase TilS; amino-acid sequence: MAASSRVALPLNRSLLKMGERIAVAVSGGADSTALLLALQEEAAELGIGVSAAHLHHGIRSEEADADLEFLRGLCARLDIPLHVDHIDVPARAAAEGETVEEAARHARLAFFDQLMQQGTVHSVATAHTQDDQAETVMMKLIRGAWTEGLGGISPMMERASGRLIRPLLPASRQDVLAFLKNRDQKWCEDSTNASTVYTRNRVRGVLMPLLREFNPSIGATLSAIAELAREEHARWQPEIARLLQQLAMPGKPVRGGGRAVATLPEEQGVAFELERLRVLDLPTRRRLIRAAVERMGVRLGAAETLRILLLAGLAPPETPPDPTVPTKPNSRLQLAHGLRAERSVRELRLVRVSDGSPKR